Proteins encoded by one window of Candidatus Obscuribacterales bacterium:
- a CDS encoding M55 family metallopeptidase, with protein sequence MRVYLSVDLEGCNGIVHSSQTQPGEPGYPRALEIMHQEANAVIEGAIAAGAKSILVNDAHFDMRNLKPELLHQSAELISGWQKPYSMVSGVDDGVDAAIFVGYHSKAGTARGVLSHTYRSQVFLDVKLNGVSVGETGLNAALAGHFNIPVAMIAGDDAVCTEAKDLLGNVSCVAVKEAVSRYSAVFKPVKQVLDKLRSESCEALKNKNNWTLFKPKSPSTLSLVMFDPVMADGAELLPYVKRVADREVEITHEDYSQLFKMMLAIGAIAASRRDPYFS encoded by the coding sequence ATGCGCGTCTATTTGTCTGTTGATCTTGAAGGATGTAATGGCATCGTTCACTCCAGTCAAACGCAGCCGGGCGAGCCTGGCTATCCGCGCGCATTAGAAATCATGCACCAGGAGGCAAATGCCGTAATTGAAGGGGCAATTGCTGCCGGTGCTAAGTCAATTTTGGTCAATGACGCGCATTTCGATATGCGTAATTTAAAGCCGGAACTGCTGCATCAATCAGCTGAGCTTATTTCCGGCTGGCAGAAGCCATATTCTATGGTTTCAGGTGTCGATGATGGCGTTGATGCGGCTATCTTTGTCGGCTATCACAGCAAAGCAGGAACAGCACGCGGTGTATTGAGCCACACTTACAGATCGCAGGTTTTTCTCGATGTAAAACTCAATGGAGTGTCCGTTGGCGAAACGGGACTAAATGCTGCATTAGCCGGTCATTTCAACATTCCAGTGGCAATGATTGCCGGCGATGATGCCGTTTGTACCGAAGCCAAAGACTTATTAGGCAATGTCTCATGTGTTGCCGTCAAAGAAGCAGTATCGCGTTATTCAGCTGTTTTTAAGCCGGTAAAACAAGTATTGGACAAGCTTCGTTCGGAATCCTGCGAAGCCTTGAAAAACAAGAATAACTGGACGTTGTTTAAGCCGAAAAGCCCATCAACACTCAGTCTTGTGATGTTTGATCCTGTCATGGCTGACGGGGCGGAGCTTTTACCCTATGTAAAACGAGTCGCTGACCGCGAAGTCGAGATAACTCACGAAGACTACAGCCAACTTTTCAAAATGATGCTCGCTATTGGTGCTATTGCTGCCTCGCGCAGAGACCCCTACTTCAGCTAG
- a CDS encoding FtsQ-type POTRA domain-containing protein — protein sequence MDAPPEHNPTYAEQRRDWMRSRRERRNQTRLARLRRQVLRYFLLSLLLAAGISIFAYVGWAPMNFDRDVVVHGNQVVTRDHLRTVMAPYIGVPLYRLNPQPIEQSIKSLEAVRFVFVRRYLLPRPHLAVEILEEYPWASFATAPESPNEAVIAQTGKLIPVARFPLIVQPELRVFGQRDLKLTTESVTQWATWASYIAAQTNQKVEFFDLRQSSDIRAQSGDLYLRLGTANNTLTKRLGRLSSVIPELGPVRDKLEYIDLTIDNNIPLKICCHGHNKLERMHPMPSSALQEQVAEEKHQETSSRPGSPTL from the coding sequence ATGGACGCACCTCCGGAACATAACCCGACATACGCCGAACAAAGAAGAGATTGGATGCGCAGCAGACGCGAAAGACGCAACCAAACAAGGTTGGCTCGCCTGCGCCGCCAAGTTTTACGCTATTTTCTCCTGAGCCTCTTATTGGCTGCCGGGATAAGCATATTTGCCTACGTCGGCTGGGCGCCAATGAATTTTGACAGAGACGTTGTGGTACACGGCAATCAAGTCGTTACAAGAGACCATCTGCGCACGGTGATGGCTCCTTATATAGGGGTTCCACTTTATCGTCTGAATCCACAACCAATTGAGCAGTCTATAAAATCATTGGAAGCAGTACGTTTTGTATTCGTGCGCAGGTATTTGCTGCCACGTCCGCATTTAGCAGTTGAAATTTTAGAAGAATATCCTTGGGCAAGTTTTGCCACCGCTCCCGAATCACCCAATGAGGCCGTCATTGCGCAAACTGGAAAGCTTATTCCGGTTGCGAGATTCCCACTTATTGTCCAACCGGAATTAAGAGTCTTCGGTCAACGCGATTTAAAGCTCACGACAGAAAGTGTCACCCAATGGGCAACCTGGGCATCTTATATAGCTGCTCAAACAAATCAAAAGGTTGAGTTTTTCGATCTCAGACAATCTTCGGACATTCGAGCTCAATCGGGCGATCTCTATCTTCGTTTGGGCACCGCCAACAACACTTTGACAAAGCGACTGGGCAGACTATCGTCTGTCATTCCTGAACTTGGACCAGTAAGAGACAAACTTGAATACATTGATCTAACAATAGACAACAACATTCCATTGAAAATTTGCTGCCACGGACACAATAAACTTGAGCGCATGCATCCGATGCCATCATCGGCTCTTCAAGAACAAGTTGCCGAAGAGAAGCATCAGGAAACATCCAGCCGCCCAGGAAGTCCAACACTATAG
- the dapF gene encoding diaminopimelate epimerase — MSPTNIAAKPQTLLPFTKMHGLGNDFVLVRKDDLAALQTGKEILADWQNQGSSLARTLCDRHFGIGADGFILVSEPKDEKCEVAWTFLNSDGSASDMCGNGLRCLALFHKLGDQQETSDFFVETNIGAMPVSFNGADNITIDLKEPILQSKQIPFSGSTEQAVKQTITAGGKSFVVTCVSMGNPHCVIFAPSIPKNEYFNYAPQIQALKEFPEGVNVEFVEVVNRKKAIVKVFERGAGPTLACATGAAATLVAGVLEDKLDRQATIELPGGSLYVEWSTSDNHVRLTGPATFAFSGVFDIGTTSWRKS, encoded by the coding sequence ATGTCCCCAACCAATATAGCTGCCAAGCCTCAGACCCTTCTGCCGTTCACCAAAATGCACGGCTTGGGCAACGACTTTGTTTTGGTCCGCAAGGACGACCTGGCGGCCTTACAAACGGGCAAAGAGATTCTTGCCGATTGGCAGAATCAAGGAAGCAGCCTTGCTCGCACTTTATGCGACAGACACTTCGGCATAGGTGCTGACGGTTTTATCTTGGTGAGTGAACCCAAAGACGAGAAGTGCGAAGTTGCTTGGACTTTTCTCAATAGCGACGGCTCTGCATCTGATATGTGCGGCAATGGACTTAGATGCCTGGCGCTATTTCACAAGCTAGGCGATCAGCAAGAGACTAGTGATTTCTTTGTCGAGACAAATATTGGCGCGATGCCTGTGTCATTCAATGGAGCCGACAACATCACCATTGATCTCAAAGAACCAATTTTGCAGAGCAAGCAAATACCGTTTAGCGGTTCTACCGAACAAGCAGTCAAGCAAACTATCACTGCCGGTGGAAAATCATTTGTCGTTACTTGCGTGAGCATGGGTAATCCTCATTGTGTAATTTTTGCTCCATCAATTCCGAAAAATGAATACTTCAATTACGCACCACAGATTCAAGCCCTGAAGGAATTTCCAGAAGGCGTCAATGTTGAGTTTGTCGAAGTGGTAAATCGCAAAAAAGCGATAGTAAAAGTATTTGAGCGTGGAGCCGGACCGACATTGGCTTGCGCAACAGGAGCAGCAGCAACACTGGTTGCCGGCGTTCTTGAAGATAAGCTGGATCGTCAAGCAACAATTGAACTTCCCGGTGGAAGTCTTTACGTTGAGTGGTCGACTTCCGACAATCACGTAAGGCTCACCGGACCTGCCACATTTGCCTTTAGTGGAGTCTTTGATATCGGCACAACTTCTTGGAGGAAAAGCTAA
- the mazG gene encoding nucleoside triphosphate pyrophosphohydrolase → MKSAIDEFIETIARLRAPDGCPWDREQTHRTLARYLLEEAYEVLEAIHEGSPAKLKEELGDLLLQVVLNAQVAEDAGEFDIQDIAKSINEKIVNRHPHVFGEAKVENAEQVKVQWEELKRQERKNAAGNVSAIDGVPATMPALLQALKISEKAVEQGFEWNDIDEVWAKVHSELTELQEAIANSDGSPRDRDVDLEMGDVLFTLVNVARWQNLNPEESLLLAMDKFKQRFRKMEEITKKPLKELSKKELAVLWEQAKACV, encoded by the coding sequence ATGAAATCAGCTATTGATGAATTTATTGAAACTATTGCTCGGCTGCGCGCGCCCGACGGCTGTCCATGGGATCGCGAACAGACCCACAGAACGCTGGCTCGTTACCTGTTGGAGGAAGCCTATGAGGTGCTGGAAGCCATTCATGAAGGCAGCCCGGCAAAGCTAAAAGAAGAACTTGGTGACTTATTGCTGCAGGTCGTTTTGAATGCGCAGGTGGCTGAGGACGCCGGCGAATTTGATATCCAAGATATAGCAAAGTCGATAAACGAAAAAATTGTAAATAGGCACCCACACGTCTTTGGTGAAGCCAAGGTTGAAAATGCCGAGCAAGTCAAGGTGCAGTGGGAAGAGTTAAAACGTCAGGAAAGGAAAAATGCAGCCGGTAATGTATCGGCTATTGATGGCGTGCCTGCGACCATGCCGGCTTTATTGCAAGCCTTAAAAATATCCGAGAAGGCGGTTGAACAAGGCTTTGAGTGGAATGATATTGATGAAGTCTGGGCAAAAGTGCACAGTGAACTCACTGAACTTCAAGAAGCAATTGCCAATTCGGATGGCAGCCCGAGAGATAGAGATGTCGATCTGGAAATGGGAGATGTATTGTTTACATTGGTAAATGTGGCGCGCTGGCAAAATTTGAATCCGGAAGAATCATTGTTGTTGGCTATGGATAAATTCAAACAACGTTTCCGTAAAATGGAAGAGATAACCAAAAAGCCATTGAAGGAATTGAGCAAGAAGGAGTTGGCAGTTTTATGGGAGCAGGCAAAAGCATGCGTTTAA
- the rsmH gene encoding 16S rRNA (cytosine(1402)-N(4))-methyltransferase RsmH, with amino-acid sequence MNESKLPVFNHVPVMLDQAMEQLNLHPGKVWVDATAGYGGHLQEMIKRLNGDGKFIGIDRDNQTLSLLKEKISGQANLFHANYSDIESVLEQAGESKITGGILADLGVSSRQLDDADRGFSFLRDGPLDMRMDQTQTLTAEKIVNSYSEKELAEIIFIYGEERHSRRIAKRIVENRPFKNTLELAELVRGCVRPSKFDESHPATRTFQALRIEVNDELGNLKSFLRKGIELLAPGARFVVITFHSLEDRIVKQIFKESALNCICPPRQPVCTCTKRSELLVITRKPIVADIKEVLANPRARSAKLRAGEKLVSQENH; translated from the coding sequence ATGAACGAAAGTAAATTGCCAGTTTTTAACCATGTGCCCGTCATGCTTGATCAGGCAATGGAGCAGCTCAACCTTCATCCGGGCAAAGTCTGGGTGGATGCAACGGCCGGCTATGGCGGGCATTTGCAGGAAATGATCAAACGGTTAAATGGCGACGGCAAATTCATCGGCATTGATCGCGACAATCAAACTCTGTCATTGCTCAAAGAAAAAATTTCCGGTCAAGCGAATTTGTTTCACGCAAATTACAGCGATATTGAATCAGTTTTGGAGCAAGCCGGCGAATCAAAAATTACCGGTGGCATTCTTGCAGACCTTGGTGTTTCATCTCGTCAATTAGACGACGCGGATCGTGGATTTAGTTTTTTGCGCGATGGACCGTTGGACATGCGCATGGATCAAACTCAAACGTTGACTGCCGAAAAGATTGTCAACAGCTATTCAGAGAAAGAATTGGCTGAGATCATTTTCATTTATGGCGAAGAAAGACACAGCAGAAGAATCGCCAAGAGGATTGTTGAAAACCGTCCATTCAAAAATACACTTGAGTTGGCAGAGCTTGTTCGTGGTTGTGTTCGCCCATCCAAATTTGATGAATCGCACCCAGCTACACGAACTTTTCAAGCGCTGCGTATTGAAGTCAATGATGAGCTTGGCAACTTGAAATCCTTCCTGCGCAAAGGTATCGAGCTTCTTGCTCCCGGAGCACGCTTTGTGGTCATTACATTTCACAGCCTTGAAGACCGCATAGTTAAGCAAATTTTCAAGGAGTCCGCACTCAATTGTATATGCCCCCCTCGGCAACCTGTATGTACGTGCACCAAGCGATCCGAATTACTTGTAATCACCCGCAAACCGATTGTGGCTGATATTAAAGAAGTACTTGCCAATCCCCGGGCACGTAGTGCTAAACTACGGGCTGGAGAAAAATTGGTCTCCCAGGAAAATCATTAG
- the crcB gene encoding fluoride efflux transporter CrcB — protein sequence MLTHLLLIGSGGFIGSVCRYLLSLTIQKASNGLLFPLGTLSVNLIGCLLIGLLAGLAEFRGLLSPEVRMFLLIGILGGFTTFSTFGYETYQLFRDGQAHFAVINVFLSVGLGILGVWAGFILARSI from the coding sequence ATGCTTACCCATTTATTGTTAATCGGTTCAGGTGGATTCATTGGCTCAGTGTGTCGCTATTTGCTGAGCCTGACCATTCAAAAAGCTTCTAACGGTCTGTTATTTCCATTAGGCACATTGTCTGTAAATCTAATCGGCTGCTTGCTAATTGGATTACTGGCAGGGCTTGCCGAATTTCGTGGATTGCTTTCACCGGAAGTACGCATGTTTCTTCTAATCGGCATTCTTGGCGGATTCACAACCTTTTCAACTTTTGGTTATGAGACCTATCAACTATTTAGAGACGGGCAAGCCCATTTCGCCGTGATAAATGTCTTCCTGTCAGTCGGATTAGGAATTTTAGGCGTATGGGCAGGATTTATTTTGGCAAGATCTATTTGA
- a CDS encoding DUF190 domain-containing protein, with protein sequence MLATEGYLLRIFIGESDKQEGRPLYEWILVKAKEHGLSGGTVFRGIAGFGGSSQIHTAKLLELSSDLPIVIEIVDSLEKIDAFLPVIDGAIHGGLATVEKANIRLYRMGKK encoded by the coding sequence ATGTTAGCCACAGAAGGTTATTTACTAAGAATATTTATCGGCGAAAGCGACAAACAAGAAGGCCGTCCCTTATACGAGTGGATATTAGTTAAGGCAAAAGAACACGGTCTAAGTGGTGGCACCGTATTTCGCGGGATAGCCGGCTTCGGTGGAAGCAGCCAAATTCACACTGCAAAACTTTTGGAATTGTCTTCGGACTTGCCTATCGTAATTGAGATAGTTGATTCTTTGGAAAAAATTGACGCGTTTTTGCCTGTCATCGACGGAGCTATTCACGGAGGACTGGCTACTGTTGAAAAAGCCAATATACGCCTCTATAGAATGGGCAAAAAATAG
- a CDS encoding UDP-glucose/GDP-mannose dehydrogenase family protein, protein MQKESLNVCVIGAGYVGLVTSSCLAYFGNKVTAVESNRMRLEKLQKGIIPFFEPGVEELVKQCTQSGTLEFTSDIEAAVKKADVIFIAVGTPSQPNGEPDLSQVSQAARSIGGALDTNHKRLIINKSTVPVGSGNWVEMLITQGIESMQAVPARGAQKSLPPFCVVSNPEFLREGTAIHDSLYPDRIVVGASDKESVDTMRLLYKPILDQSFTAPKFAPRPKDLAEVQFISTDLASAEMIKYSANAFLALKISFANEIANICEKVGADARQVMKGIGLDKRIGKLFLNAGIGWGGSCFKKDIKALIEVAHEYNSSTSLLEASISVNDRQRHIPISKLQEALKIIKGRTIGLMGLAFKPNTDDLRDAPSITIAHQLLKMGALVKAYDPVANDNCFHEHPELDIVYCHDLSELATGCDALILVTEWDEFRDADWNEIAHVMKKPIIIDGRNILSEELLTQAGFTYRGIGH, encoded by the coding sequence GTGCAAAAGGAATCTCTAAACGTCTGCGTAATAGGCGCCGGTTACGTAGGACTTGTGACAAGTTCGTGCTTAGCCTATTTCGGCAACAAGGTGACTGCTGTTGAATCAAACAGAATGCGCTTAGAGAAGTTGCAAAAAGGCATCATTCCATTTTTTGAGCCGGGCGTTGAAGAACTTGTAAAACAGTGCACACAATCAGGCACTCTTGAATTCACTTCAGATATTGAAGCTGCCGTCAAAAAGGCAGATGTAATTTTTATTGCCGTTGGAACTCCATCGCAACCAAACGGCGAACCGGATCTTTCACAAGTATCGCAAGCAGCCCGTTCAATTGGCGGGGCCCTTGATACCAATCACAAACGCTTAATCATCAATAAATCCACTGTGCCTGTCGGCTCAGGCAACTGGGTAGAGATGCTCATCACCCAAGGCATTGAATCCATGCAAGCAGTGCCGGCTCGTGGCGCTCAAAAATCCTTGCCGCCGTTTTGTGTTGTAAGCAATCCGGAATTTCTGCGTGAAGGAACAGCAATCCACGATTCTCTTTATCCGGACCGTATCGTTGTAGGCGCCAGCGACAAAGAATCGGTCGACACCATGAGACTTTTGTACAAACCAATACTTGATCAAAGTTTCACTGCACCAAAATTTGCGCCACGCCCAAAAGACTTGGCGGAAGTTCAGTTTATTTCAACGGATTTAGCAAGCGCTGAAATGATCAAGTATTCAGCCAACGCGTTTCTTGCTTTGAAAATAAGTTTCGCCAATGAAATCGCCAATATTTGCGAGAAGGTTGGAGCCGACGCCAGACAAGTGATGAAGGGAATCGGACTCGACAAACGAATCGGCAAACTCTTCCTCAATGCCGGTATTGGTTGGGGCGGCAGCTGCTTCAAAAAAGACATCAAGGCTCTTATTGAAGTTGCTCATGAATACAACAGCTCAACTTCGCTTCTGGAAGCAAGCATTTCTGTTAACGACAGGCAGCGTCATATTCCAATCAGTAAATTGCAGGAAGCGCTGAAGATTATCAAAGGACGCACAATTGGCTTGATGGGACTTGCCTTCAAACCAAATACAGACGACTTGCGTGATGCACCAAGCATAACGATTGCGCATCAGTTATTGAAAATGGGCGCTCTTGTAAAAGCATATGATCCTGTTGCCAACGACAATTGTTTTCATGAACATCCGGAACTGGACATCGTCTACTGTCATGATTTGTCCGAGCTAGCGACCGGTTGCGACGCCTTAATTCTCGTCACTGAATGGGATGAATTCCGCGATGCCGACTGGAATGAGATTGCCCACGTGATGAAAAAACCAATCATAATTGATGGGCGCAATATTTTGTCGGAAGAATTGCTTACACAAGCTGGTTTTACTTACAGGGGGATTGGTCATTGA